The following are encoded in a window of Scleropages formosus chromosome 7, fSclFor1.1, whole genome shotgun sequence genomic DNA:
- the LOC108937582 gene encoding patched domain-containing protein 3-like gives MPARPTDCVQKPLCNVLHELGRLVGQYPWYFLVVPLLISAAFGTGFLFLKEREALDIEDQFTPVDGPAKKERRFVQDHFPHLDSHFSPLRLHTEGVYASLIAVSLSSSIFSQEALEEVLHLDRWVRRLTVQSTHHPVTYAQLCVRDNGRCASNIILDILNETAGQTELTFPFHQFHSHRVFLGSRVGGMQVNSSRVQSARAIQLFYYLTEDNITQSFAWLHYFTAMFSNGSIPELHQVSVSHFTSLSRQDELKGNSKSVIPFFSVTYFLAITFSILSCSRFDCVRNKVWVAIFGVLSAGLAVLSSFGMLLLCGAPFPLTVATSPFLILGIGVDDMFIMISCWQQTSVLDQVEARLANTYKEAAVSISITTLTDILAFYIGIMMPFRSVQSFCLYTGTAVLFCYIYNTTFFGAFLALNGRREEHNRHWLTCMKVPKESVQERPKSYNICCVGGAYDKTTNTEKTQPMNNFFKKYYGPFLTKTWTKVFVIFLYIGYVAVSIYGCFHIQEGIDLRNLAPDDSYIVNHYTNEEMYFSEYGPNVMVVVTDKEFPYWNESDRTTLALCLQDFQKLPFVDSEIFISWLAAYESYANQTKINLSNETIFKTNLLQFLSYVPEFNQDINLTDDEILASRFFIQTVNVSSTLHQKNMLNTLRETAAQCPVPLLVYHPAFIYYDQYVVIVSNTINNIVVATMVMLTISLLLIPNPICSLWVTFAIASVIAGVTGFMALWNVNLDSVSMINLVICIGFSVDFSAHISYAFVSSKQTTADEKAVDALCNLGYPVMQGAVSTLLGVVVLSATKSYIFRTFFKIMFLVISFGLLHAIVFIPVFLMGVPCLMLYG, from the exons ATGCCTGCCCGTCCCACAGACTGCGTCCAGAAGCCACTGTGCAATGTTCTGCACGAACTGGGGCGTCTGGTTGGCCAATATCCCTGGTACTTCCTGGTGGTACCGCTGCTCATCTCAGCCGCATTCGGCACAGGGTTCCTATTCCTGAAGGAGAGGGAAGCTCTGGACATTGAGGACCAGTTCACACCGGTGGATGGACCGGCCAAGAAGGAGCGCCGCTTTGTCCAGGACCACTTCCCTCACCTGGACTCACACTTCTCACCGCTCAGGCTCCACACCGAGGGGGTATATGCATCCCTCATCGCTGTGTCACTTTCCTCCAGCATCTTTAGCCAGGAAGCCCTGGAAGAAGTCCTGCACCTGGACAGGTGGGTGCGCAGGCTCACGGTGCAAAGCACACACCACCCGGTCACCTATGCGCAGCTGTGTGTGCGGGACAATGGGAGATGTGCCTCAAACATCATCCTAGACATCCTGAATGAGACTGCGGGCCAAACTGAGCTCACCTTCCCCTTCCACCAGTTCCACTCGCACCGTGTCTTCCTGGGCTCCCGGGTAGGGGGCATGCAGGTGAATTCATCCCGGGTGCAAAGCGCGAGGGCCATTCAACTGTTTTATTACCTGACAGAGGACAACATCACGCAAAGCTTTGCTTGGCTGCATTACTTCACTGCCATGTTCTCCAATGGATCCATACCTGAGCTACACCAG GTATCTGTCTCTCATTTCACATCGTTATCGAGACAGGATGAACTCAAAGGGAACTCAAAGTCAGTGATTCCATTTTTCTCAGTCACCTATTTCCTTGCCATCACCTTCTCCATCCTGTCCTGCTCAAG GTTTGACTGCGTTAGGAACAAGGTGTGGGTAGCCATCTTTGGTGTCCTGTCTGCGGGTCTGGCTGTTCTCTCTAGCTTTGGGATGTTGTTGCTCTGTGGAGCTCCCTTTCCTCTGACTGTCGCTACCTCCCCTTTCCTGATACTAG GAATCGGCGTGGACGATATGTTCATCATGATCTCATGCTGGCAGCAGACCAGTGTTCTTGACCAAGTTGAAGCACGCTTGGCCAACACGTACAAGGAGGCAGCTGTCTCCATCAGCATCACCACACTGACTGACATCCTGGCATTCTACATCGGCATCATGATGCCCTTCCGCTCAGTGCAATCCTTCTGTCTCTACACAGGCACTGCTGTCCTCTTTTGCTACATCTACAACACCACGTTCTTCGGCGCATTTCTGGCACTGAACGGCCGACGTGAAGAACACAATCGCCACTGGCTCACCTGCATGAAGGTTCCAAAAGAGTCTGTACAGGAGCGCCCAAAAAGCTACAACATCTGCTGCGTGGGTGGGGCCTATGACAAAACGACCAACACTGAAAAAACGCAGCCAATGAataacttctttaaaaaatactatGGGCCCTTTCTGACCAAAACTTGGACCAAAGTATTTGTAATCTTTCTTTACATTGGGTACGTGGCTGTTAGCATTTATGGCTGCTTTCACATTCAAGAGGGCATAGATCTTCGAAACTTGGCGCCTGATGATTCGTATATCGTCAATCATTATACTAACGAAGAGATGTATTTTTCCGAGTATGGACCAAACGTCATGGTGGTAGTGACAGATAAAGAATTTCCATACTGGAATGAAAGTGACCGCACCACACTTGCCTTGTGCCTCCAGGATTTTCAAAAGTTACCTTTTGTTGATTCTGAGATATTTATATCCTGGCTAGCAGCATACGAGTCTTATGCAAACCAAACTAAGATTAACCTGAGTAATGAAACCATATTCAAAACAAATCTGTTACAATTCCTCAGTTACGTGCCGGAGTTTAACCAAGATATAAATCTCACAGATGATGAAATCTTGGCCTCTAGATTCTTTATTCAGACTGTGAATGTCAGCTCTACACTTCATCAAAAGAACATGCTGAACACGTTGAGAGAGACAGCAGCCCAATGCCCAGTTCCATTACTAGTTTATCATCCTGCGTTTATTTACTATGACCAGTATGTAGTCATAGTGAGCAACACCATAAACAACATAGTGGTGGCTACCATGGTGATGCTAACCATCTCTCTCTTGTTGATACCAAACCCCATCTGCTCGTTGTGGGTGACCTTTGCCATAGCATCTGTGATTGCGGGTGTGACAGGCTTCATGGCCTTGTGGAACGTGAACCTTGACTCGGTCTCTATGATCAACCTGGTCATCTGCATTGGCTTCTCTGTGGATTTCTCTGCACACATTTCCTATGCATTTGTGTCCAGCAAACAAACTACGGCAGATGAGAAAGCTGTTGATGCTCTGTGTAACCTTGGGTACCCAGTAATGCAAGGGGCTGTCTCCACTTTGCTGGGAGTGGTGGTCCTCTCAGCCACAAAGAGCTACATCTTCAGAACCTTCTTCAAGATCATGTTCCTGGTCATATCCTTTGGGTTGCTTCATGCCATTGTCTTTATTCCTGTGTTCCTGATG ggtgtaccctgcctcatgctctaTGGTTGA